A window of the Exiguobacterium mexicanum genome harbors these coding sequences:
- a CDS encoding ParA family protein: MKKIALYNRKGGVGKSTTTINLAHAYARDGLRVLVIDADDQASSTNGLGLTNDYEGKVLLDCLLEENDPFYTPIEQVIVTCEYETGTVYLVPTRRSASPSDLTSQIGYEYRLSEELAKIDELFDICLIDCPGSTSALNPYARCALVAQDRIVMPVQMQKFSMDAVYSAPEELEEMKRFREDIHIAAFIPTMVSARSKGDVTTVEELEELGKEVGIPVLTTIPYAVKVQTLQRESRPVIDHKSPATDAYLQLAEEVLSL; the protein is encoded by the coding sequence ATGAAGAAAATCGCATTGTACAATCGAAAGGGCGGCGTCGGGAAGTCGACGACGACCATCAACTTGGCGCATGCTTATGCTCGTGACGGATTACGTGTCCTCGTCATCGACGCGGACGATCAGGCGTCTTCGACGAATGGACTCGGTCTCACGAACGATTACGAAGGAAAAGTCTTACTCGATTGTCTACTAGAAGAGAATGACCCATTCTACACACCAATCGAACAGGTCATTGTGACATGCGAGTATGAGACAGGTACCGTCTATCTTGTGCCAACCAGACGTTCGGCCTCACCCAGTGACTTAACGAGTCAAATCGGATATGAATATCGCCTCAGCGAAGAACTCGCCAAAATCGACGAATTGTTTGACATCTGTCTCATCGATTGCCCAGGATCGACTTCAGCGCTTAACCCTTATGCTCGCTGCGCACTCGTCGCGCAGGACCGCATCGTGATGCCTGTACAGATGCAGAAGTTCTCAATGGATGCCGTCTACTCGGCTCCAGAAGAGCTTGAAGAGATGAAGCGCTTCCGGGAAGACATCCATATCGCTGCCTTCATCCCGACGATGGTGAGTGCTCGCTCGAAAGGGGATGTCACGACAGTCGAAGAACTTGAAGAACTTGGGAAAGAAGTCGGTATTCCGGTTTTGACGACGATTCCTTATGCGGTGAAGGTTCAGACACTACAACGAGAGTCTCGTCCTGTCATTGATCACAAGAGCCCGGCAACCGATGCCTATTTACAACTTGCTGAGGAGGTATTGTCGTTATGA
- a CDS encoding DUF6036 family nucleotidyltransferase: protein MTYSNQYKDVESIIDTLLVLDTFCASRNIEVEFVVVGASGILLFIEMMNKDAEYRPTRDIDIRVTEGVVTPELKEALHEYEIEIVEGVIQFPPREDFRENEFRHKIEGLFEAIDVYVPDIELLACTKIFSSRQKDLEDLEKTNLLELCDKDKLLELVEEYKANMTWDDPFCNVHDLSRIFQEKGI, encoded by the coding sequence ATGACTTACTCTAATCAATACAAGGACGTGGAAAGTATCATCGATACCTTGCTCGTGCTTGATACCTTTTGCGCCTCAAGAAACATCGAAGTCGAGTTTGTTGTGGTTGGCGCCTCGGGGATCCTTCTCTTCATTGAAATGATGAATAAAGATGCCGAGTATCGTCCGACGCGAGATATTGACATTCGCGTGACGGAGGGCGTTGTGACACCTGAATTAAAAGAGGCACTTCATGAATATGAAATTGAAATTGTCGAAGGGGTCATTCAGTTCCCACCCCGTGAAGACTTTAGAGAAAATGAATTCCGTCATAAGATCGAAGGTCTATTCGAGGCGATTGATGTGTATGTCCCTGACATTGAACTATTAGCATGTACCAAGATCTTCTCCTCTCGCCAAAAGGACTTAGAGGATCTCGAAAAGACGAACCTATTGGAACTTTGCGATAAAGACAAACTTCTCGAACTTGTAGAGGAATATAAAGCGAACATGACGTGGGACGATCCATTTTGTAACGTGCACGACTTGAGTCGAATTTTTCAGGAAAAGGGTATATAA
- a CDS encoding glucose-6-phosphate isomerase, translating into MYTNVLSFMTNSEFENISEFVKQAHNQLHQQTGPGSDYLGWIDWPINYDKEEFLQVKLAAERIQQQSDALIVIGIGGSYLGSKAAIEALSHTFHNQVKGNTEVYFAGHNISPTYITHLLQLLEGKDISINVISKSGTTTEPALAFRIFRTLLEKKYGKEEARNRIYVTTDRSKGALRNLAVEEGYETFVIPDNIGGRYSLLTPVGLLPMAVAGLNIDQVMQGTKAAYHKYNNPVLATNESYQYAAVRNIFYNKGKSIELFVSYEPGLLSTAEWWKQLFGESEGKDEKGLFPASVNFSTDLHSMGQYVQEGRRLFFETVLQVKKPSLDLVIQEDPANMDGLNFLAGKTMDEVNKKAALGTSLAHVDGGVPNLVIELDELNEFTFGEMIYFFEKACAISGTLLGVNPFDQPGVEAYKTNMFALLGKEGFEKEREKLENRLLPSGNSQNDEVKIQ; encoded by the coding sequence ATGTATACCAATGTATTATCGTTTATGACGAATAGCGAGTTTGAAAATATTAGCGAATTTGTCAAACAAGCGCATAACCAACTTCACCAGCAGACAGGACCGGGTTCTGACTACTTGGGGTGGATCGACTGGCCGATTAACTATGATAAAGAAGAGTTTCTCCAGGTGAAACTGGCTGCCGAAAGAATTCAGCAACAGTCAGATGCGCTGATTGTGATTGGCATCGGCGGCTCTTATCTAGGCTCCAAGGCAGCAATAGAAGCCTTATCACATACATTCCATAACCAAGTTAAAGGGAATACGGAAGTTTATTTTGCTGGACATAACATTAGCCCAACTTATATCACACATTTGCTTCAGCTACTGGAAGGGAAAGACATTTCCATCAATGTGATCTCCAAGTCCGGCACAACCACTGAACCCGCTTTAGCCTTCCGGATCTTCCGTACCCTTTTGGAAAAAAAGTATGGAAAAGAAGAAGCTAGAAATCGAATTTATGTCACAACCGACCGGAGCAAAGGTGCGCTTCGGAATCTTGCAGTTGAAGAAGGATACGAAACATTTGTCATTCCTGATAATATCGGAGGACGATACTCCCTTTTGACTCCAGTCGGTTTACTTCCGATGGCTGTAGCCGGGCTTAATATCGACCAAGTGATGCAGGGGACAAAAGCTGCTTACCACAAATACAACAATCCCGTACTCGCTACAAACGAAAGCTACCAATATGCTGCAGTAAGGAATATTTTTTATAATAAAGGAAAATCGATTGAACTGTTTGTAAGCTACGAGCCTGGCCTGCTTTCTACAGCAGAATGGTGGAAACAACTTTTCGGGGAAAGTGAAGGAAAAGATGAAAAAGGACTCTTCCCCGCTTCTGTCAATTTCTCCACTGATTTACATTCAATGGGGCAGTATGTGCAGGAAGGGCGCCGTCTATTCTTTGAAACAGTTTTGCAAGTGAAGAAACCTTCCCTCGATCTTGTCATACAAGAAGATCCAGCCAATATGGATGGGTTGAACTTCTTAGCAGGAAAAACGATGGATGAAGTGAACAAAAAAGCGGCACTTGGAACTTCCCTTGCTCATGTCGATGGAGGTGTGCCGAATCTGGTCATTGAGCTAGACGAACTCAATGAATTCACCTTTGGCGAAATGATTTATTTCTTCGAAAAAGCCTGCGCGATCAGTGGCACTTTACTCGGTGTCAATCCATTTGACCAACCAGGAGTAGAGGCATATAAAACCAATATGTTTGCATTGCTTGGCAAAGAAGGATTTGAAAAAGAAAGAGAAAAGCTGGAAAATCGGCTGTTGCCGTCTGGCAACTCACAAAACGATGAGGTGAAAATACAATGA
- the gndA gene encoding NADP-dependent phosphogluconate dehydrogenase: protein MKQQIGVIGLGVMGKNLALNMESKGYSVSVYDYWTDRIDELAEKEAQGKKILGAYSVEEFVLSLETPRKILLMVKSGDTTDSVIESLLPHLQSGDILLDGGNSFFEDTNRRTAKLQEAGLHFLGAGISGGEEGARNGPSIMPGGPKEAYEQVKPILEAISAKVDDTPCSAYMGPDGAGHYVKMVHNGIEYGDMQLISEAYFIMKHALGLSVLEMSTIFSDWNKGELDSYLVEITADILNKRDEDTGKPLVDQILDVAGQKGTGKWTSQNALDLGVSLPIVTESVFARFISSVKEERVAASKILQGPEPEKQAGDSQEMIEAIRKALYMSKICSYAQGFAQMRAASEEYGWNIPYGDVAMIFRGGCIIRAQFLQKIKEAFDGNPELPNLLIDPYFQEIIGEYQHSLRKVLTLAIQQGIPAPAFSSALAYYDSYRSETLPANLIQAQRDYFGAHTYQRVDKEGFFHTEWQVK from the coding sequence ATGAAGCAGCAAATTGGAGTCATCGGTTTAGGGGTAATGGGAAAAAACTTAGCCCTGAACATGGAGAGTAAAGGTTATTCTGTATCTGTCTATGATTATTGGACAGACCGAATCGACGAATTAGCTGAAAAAGAAGCACAAGGAAAAAAGATTTTGGGAGCATACAGTGTTGAAGAGTTTGTCCTTTCATTGGAAACCCCCCGCAAAATCTTGTTGATGGTGAAATCTGGAGACACGACGGATTCGGTCATTGAATCCCTCCTTCCCCACCTTCAATCAGGGGACATTCTATTAGACGGAGGAAATTCGTTTTTTGAAGACACGAATAGGCGAACAGCAAAATTACAAGAAGCAGGCTTGCACTTTCTAGGCGCCGGAATTTCCGGCGGAGAAGAAGGTGCCCGCAACGGTCCTTCCATCATGCCCGGTGGACCGAAAGAAGCATATGAACAAGTCAAACCTATTCTGGAAGCAATTTCGGCAAAAGTAGATGACACTCCTTGCAGTGCCTATATGGGTCCTGATGGAGCTGGCCATTATGTAAAAATGGTTCATAATGGCATTGAATACGGCGATATGCAATTGATATCCGAAGCCTATTTCATCATGAAACACGCGCTTGGCCTTTCTGTCCTAGAAATGTCCACTATATTCTCGGATTGGAACAAAGGGGAGCTTGACAGTTACCTTGTCGAAATTACCGCCGATATTTTGAACAAGCGGGATGAAGATACCGGGAAGCCGCTTGTTGATCAGATTTTGGATGTGGCCGGACAGAAAGGGACTGGGAAATGGACAAGCCAAAACGCGTTGGATTTAGGTGTTTCCCTTCCAATCGTCACAGAGTCCGTTTTCGCAAGGTTTATTTCCTCGGTCAAGGAAGAACGGGTCGCGGCAAGCAAAATTCTGCAAGGCCCTGAACCGGAAAAACAGGCAGGCGACTCCCAAGAAATGATTGAAGCCATCCGCAAAGCCTTATACATGAGTAAGATTTGCTCGTATGCCCAAGGTTTTGCCCAAATGCGTGCGGCATCTGAAGAGTATGGCTGGAATATTCCTTACGGGGACGTTGCCATGATCTTCCGTGGAGGATGTATCATCCGGGCGCAATTCCTGCAAAAGATCAAAGAAGCATTTGACGGCAATCCCGAACTGCCTAACTTATTAATTGATCCATATTTCCAGGAGATTATAGGGGAGTATCAGCATTCTCTACGAAAAGTGCTGACGCTGGCCATTCAGCAAGGAATTCCGGCGCCCGCTTTTTCAAGCGCATTGGCTTACTATGACAGCTATCGCTCTGAGACATTGCCAGCCAATTTAATCCAGGCACAGCGGGATTACTTTGGTGCCCATACGTACCAGCGTGTAGACAAAGAAGGTTTCTTCCACACCGAGTGGCAAGTAAAATAA
- a CDS encoding ParA family protein, translated as MNILTFYISKGGSGKTTCSLNMAYALGELGQRVLIIDLDPQGSLSKLMLKESDTIKYMTMFDVHTRNLDIKEVLFDDETYHVSLLPSNERNARLINLISEQDKLFLLKDMITPLEDEFDWIILDSVPSINELSKVVLSTSNMTVIPFMPKKLVFDQLSSTVRTVQKVKKFYNPDLVITGILPVAMDASLKADKEYYEAMEVIANEEALEILPMIKQSTFIEKAADSGKSVIQYRSKESKVLAEPFRLLAKQVVEQAGETS; from the coding sequence ATGAACATACTCACGTTTTATATATCGAAAGGTGGATCAGGCAAGACGACCTGTTCTTTGAATATGGCGTACGCATTGGGTGAGCTGGGACAACGGGTCTTGATCATTGACTTAGATCCTCAAGGCTCTCTAAGTAAACTGATGTTAAAAGAGTCCGACACAATCAAGTACATGACGATGTTTGATGTACATACACGTAATCTCGATATCAAAGAAGTCCTGTTTGATGATGAAACGTATCACGTGAGTCTTCTCCCTTCGAATGAACGAAATGCCAGGTTGATCAATTTGATCTCCGAGCAAGACAAGCTCTTCTTATTAAAGGACATGATTACACCGCTCGAGGATGAGTTTGATTGGATCATCTTAGATTCGGTCCCATCAATCAACGAACTCTCGAAAGTCGTGCTTTCGACGTCAAACATGACGGTCATCCCGTTCATGCCGAAAAAGCTCGTGTTCGACCAACTTTCTAGCACGGTCCGAACCGTACAAAAAGTGAAAAAATTCTATAACCCAGACCTAGTCATCACAGGGATACTTCCCGTCGCCATGGATGCCTCTTTAAAGGCAGATAAAGAATATTATGAGGCGATGGAAGTCATCGCAAATGAAGAGGCATTAGAGATTCTTCCGATGATCAAGCAATCCACATTTATCGAGAAAGCTGCCGATAGTGGAAAGAGTGTCATCCAGTACCGCTCCAAGGAATCAAAGGTGCTCGCTGAACCGTTTCGACTGTTGGCCAAGCAAGTCGTCGAACAAGCAGGTGAGACATCATGA